From a region of the Pseudanabaena sp. ABRG5-3 genome:
- a CDS encoding peroxiredoxin, whose protein sequence is MAVIDTVPNVVFKTRVRDESVGGPNPYRWQDRTTDDLFGGKKVVLFSLPGAFTPTCSSNHLPRYEELYDEFKALGVDEVICVSVNDAFVMFKWGKEIGAKKVFLLPDGNGEFTRKLGFLVDKSNIGFGFRSWRYAAVINDRKIEKLFVEPGFGDNAGDDPFEVSDADTVLAYLKGAAPAGVSAPRLAFEG, encoded by the coding sequence ATGGCAGTTATTGACACCGTACCAAATGTAGTATTTAAGACCCGTGTACGTGACGAGTCCGTAGGTGGTCCTAATCCTTATCGTTGGCAAGATCGCACCACTGACGATCTGTTTGGTGGTAAGAAGGTAGTACTTTTCTCTTTACCTGGTGCATTTACTCCTACCTGCTCTTCTAATCACTTACCTCGCTACGAAGAGCTTTATGATGAATTCAAAGCTTTGGGCGTTGACGAAGTTATCTGTGTTTCTGTAAACGATGCTTTCGTTATGTTCAAGTGGGGCAAGGAAATTGGTGCTAAGAAGGTATTCTTGCTACCCGATGGTAATGGTGAATTTACCCGCAAGCTTGGTTTCCTAGTTGATAAGTCCAACATCGGTTTTGGTTTCCGTTCTTGGCGCTATGCAGCCGTAATCAACGATCGCAAGATCGAGAAGCTTTTCGTTGAGCCTGGTTTTGGCGATAACGCTGGTGATGATCCTTTTGAAGTTTCTGACGCTGATACCGTCTTGGCTTACTTGAAGGGTGCTGCACCTGCTGGTGTATCTGCTCCTCGCTTAGCATTTGAAGGCTAA
- a CDS encoding Fur family transcriptional regulator, protein MQKQADRVVQILKSKGLRVTPQRFAVYANLLDRQDHPTAEQILNDLNQNAPTSSQATVYLSLQTLRDAGLVREVLLEQGVCRYDANVEPHHHFRCKCCGEIEDIEWEAFSGLGFNQIRAGLKVDNYEVTVSGICDRCNQ, encoded by the coding sequence ATGCAAAAGCAAGCGGATAGGGTTGTCCAAATACTGAAATCAAAGGGGTTGCGTGTTACACCCCAGCGTTTTGCTGTATATGCAAACCTGCTCGATCGCCAAGATCACCCTACTGCTGAGCAAATCTTGAACGATCTCAACCAAAATGCGCCTACTTCTTCACAGGCAACGGTTTATCTGTCGCTGCAAACTTTGCGAGATGCAGGACTCGTGCGCGAGGTGCTACTAGAGCAAGGCGTATGTCGCTATGATGCCAATGTGGAGCCGCATCACCACTTCCGATGCAAATGCTGTGGTGAAATTGAAGACATTGAGTGGGAAGCTTTTTCAGGTTTAGGATTTAATCAAATTCGTGCAGGACTAAAAGTTGATAACTATGAAGTGACGGTTAGCGGTATATGCGATCGCTGCAATCAATAA
- a CDS encoding DUF948 domain-containing protein, whose product MSEAIFLLGLSFLLVVVCLTILLLTAIPTFQELAKAANSIIRLADTLTRELPATLEAIRMTGLELSELSDELNQGAKSAGEAVKQVNDGIKGVRQSASSATIATKSAFAGIKAGLKSLGRRPRQRRKETYQENLRGNNQSIRDLGSSSIDDEEDIANQGRLITPDDIRSEGFMGDLNSED is encoded by the coding sequence ATGTCAGAAGCTATCTTCCTGCTAGGTTTATCCTTTTTATTAGTGGTCGTTTGCCTGACAATTCTTTTGCTCACGGCAATTCCCACATTTCAAGAGTTAGCAAAAGCTGCTAATAGCATTATTCGTCTTGCCGATACTTTAACTAGAGAGTTACCTGCTACCCTTGAAGCCATTCGGATGACTGGTTTAGAGCTAAGTGAGTTAAGTGATGAACTAAATCAAGGTGCAAAAAGTGCAGGTGAGGCAGTGAAGCAGGTAAATGATGGTATTAAGGGCGTGCGTCAGAGTGCCTCTAGTGCGACGATCGCTACGAAAAGTGCATTTGCTGGTATTAAGGCAGGTTTAAAATCTTTGGGTCGTCGTCCTCGACAAAGACGCAAAGAGACTTATCAGGAAAACCTACGTGGCAATAACCAATCTATTCGCGATTTAGGTAGTTCCTCTATAGATGATGAAGAGGATATTGCTAATCAAGGCAGACTGATTACGCCCGATGACATCCGTTCTGAGGGATTTATGGGTGATTTAAATTCAGAAGATTAA
- a CDS encoding YtxH domain-containing protein: MSNGAGKFFGGLIVGTAIGTAVGILFAPRSGKETRQVLKRSAKDLPKLAEEVGANVQYQADRLTIQAQRTIDEALIRLQEAIATGQEASRKLQDELVLSIGNTSNNSSISIDDMPVEDEE; encoded by the coding sequence ATGTCAAACGGCGCAGGTAAATTTTTTGGTGGATTGATTGTCGGTACTGCGATCGGTACGGCTGTGGGTATTTTATTTGCACCCCGTTCAGGCAAGGAAACCCGTCAGGTTTTAAAGCGATCTGCTAAAGATCTACCCAAACTAGCGGAGGAAGTAGGAGCTAATGTACAGTATCAAGCCGATCGCCTAACCATACAGGCTCAACGAACTATTGATGAGGCATTGATAAGATTGCAAGAGGCGATCGCTACTGGGCAAGAGGCAAGTCGAAAGCTCCAAGATGAATTAGTACTGTCTATAGGAAATACATCAAATAATTCATCTATTTCTATAGATGATATGCCCGTTGAAGATGAAGAGTAG
- a CDS encoding LuxR C-terminal-related transcriptional regulator, translated as MHTTKLSNGSVTLLHPHPYLIVHADEGQQMIPLINADFWTIGRGYDNSIVLTDKWVSRYHATLQIVGASKNDGFDSSMRGDSKPRTTNNESGSFYLVDFGSRNGSFMRGQRITFPILLKSGDRMTIGKTDIDFFSPHKREPHRTPSEHMRLFHQPTAPVSRTTLTPSEERVFWQVVQGFTNKEIGKRLQISPRTVQTHLSSIMTKLNLENRSQIVRYAFEQSYRPNADSAADNTDLNN; from the coding sequence ATGCACACAACAAAGTTGTCTAACGGTTCAGTGACCCTTCTACACCCACACCCCTATCTAATTGTTCATGCTGATGAGGGGCAGCAGATGATTCCGCTTATCAACGCAGATTTTTGGACGATTGGGAGGGGCTATGATAACTCAATTGTACTAACAGATAAATGGGTTTCGCGCTATCACGCCACATTGCAAATTGTCGGCGCTTCCAAAAATGATGGATTTGACTCATCTATGAGAGGTGATTCCAAGCCACGCACGACTAACAATGAGTCAGGTAGTTTCTATCTAGTAGATTTTGGTAGTCGTAATGGATCGTTCATGCGGGGACAGAGAATTACCTTCCCAATTTTGCTAAAAAGTGGCGATCGTATGACCATTGGCAAAACTGATATTGATTTCTTCTCACCTCACAAACGTGAACCTCACCGCACTCCCAGTGAGCATATGCGGTTATTCCATCAGCCCACTGCACCTGTCTCCCGCACTACCCTTACGCCTTCTGAGGAGCGTGTATTTTGGCAGGTAGTCCAGGGCTTTACCAACAAAGAAATTGGTAAGCGTCTCCAAATTAGTCCACGCACAGTCCAAACTCACCTCAGCAGCATCATGACTAAACTGAATTTGGAAAATCGTTCTCAGATTGTGCGCTACGCCTTTGAGCAAAGCTATCGTCCTAACGCAGATAGCGCCGCCGATAATACAGATTTAAACAATTAA
- the rpsO gene encoding 30S ribosomal protein S15 produces MALLQERKLEIFSEYQKHPTDTGSSDVQVALLTERVNQLTTHLKLHPKDFSSRRSLLKIIGQRKRLLAYVRNQDRAHYKQLIQSLGVRG; encoded by the coding sequence ATGGCACTTTTGCAAGAACGCAAGCTCGAAATTTTCTCCGAATACCAAAAACATCCTACCGATACTGGTTCTTCTGATGTTCAGGTTGCATTGCTCACCGAGCGAGTCAACCAGTTGACCACTCACCTCAAGCTACATCCTAAGGACTTCTCTTCTCGTCGTAGTTTGCTCAAAATCATTGGTCAACGTAAGCGTTTGCTAGCTTATGTTCGTAATCAAGATCGCGCTCATTACAAGCAACTCATCCAAAGCTTGGGTGTAAGAGGCTAG
- a CDS encoding PAM68 family protein, translating to MSKPTERIPFEPNNRSKKAKAKEPKKPPVAPTAANTSNSKPNTISNTTTKSSPKRNDSLGIPDEVNRRIVRRAALFCGIPTGLGISTFVVSYIIVSRHIFDLPTSAVVLVSMLFLGLGVVGLSYGAISASWDEGRVGSWWGGEEFSKNFGYLKESWKAQQQLVKAGQQSKK from the coding sequence GTGAGTAAGCCAACTGAACGTATCCCTTTCGAGCCAAATAATCGTAGTAAAAAAGCAAAAGCTAAGGAACCTAAAAAGCCCCCTGTTGCTCCTACTGCGGCAAATACAAGTAACTCGAAACCCAACACAATTAGCAACACAACTACAAAATCATCCCCTAAGCGCAATGATTCTTTAGGTATTCCTGATGAAGTTAATCGTCGGATTGTTCGACGGGCAGCTTTATTTTGTGGTATTCCTACAGGCTTAGGCATTAGTACCTTTGTCGTTAGCTACATCATTGTGAGCAGACACATATTTGATTTACCCACTTCCGCAGTGGTGCTAGTAAGTATGTTGTTTTTAGGTTTGGGAGTTGTCGGTCTCAGCTACGGTGCTATTTCCGCTTCTTGGGATGAGGGGCGCGTTGGTAGCTGGTGGGGCGGCGAAGAGTTTAGCAAAAACTTTGGGTATTTAAAGGAATCTTGGAAAGCACAACAGCAACTTGTCAAAGCTGGTCAGCAATCTAAAAAGTAA
- a CDS encoding 4-vinyl reductase, giving the protein MISVADLIKENRIPANFFDYNAYVKGDLEIGLLENRRGDRLLAVPDTLISSLYAGLAKETGQASRLVLFNCGKWWGKNFYTRFTESLEEYYCQNLAEMDMITFIQSLKECWKTHGWGKFEFDPQHQAQGFILIKTYNSPYVRKIAGNSLPTGYLEAGILTSFFTRLTGRELLAVQTTCESLDASHNTYIIGLPERLQIVDSFLNEGLDHATILQRLLK; this is encoded by the coding sequence ATGATTTCTGTCGCCGATCTCATTAAAGAAAATCGCATCCCTGCCAATTTCTTTGACTACAACGCCTATGTTAAGGGAGATCTGGAAATTGGACTATTAGAAAATCGTCGAGGCGATCGTCTATTAGCGGTTCCTGACACTCTAATCTCTTCCCTCTATGCAGGCTTAGCCAAGGAGACAGGACAAGCATCGCGACTAGTGCTATTTAACTGTGGTAAATGGTGGGGCAAAAACTTTTATACAAGGTTTACTGAGTCCCTTGAAGAATATTATTGCCAGAACTTAGCTGAGATGGATATGATCACCTTCATTCAAAGCTTAAAAGAATGTTGGAAAACCCATGGCTGGGGTAAATTTGAGTTCGATCCGCAACATCAAGCTCAAGGATTTATTTTGATCAAGACCTACAATTCCCCCTATGTCCGTAAGATTGCTGGTAATTCACTACCAACAGGTTATTTAGAGGCAGGTATTCTCACTTCATTTTTTACCCGCTTAACAGGTCGTGAGTTATTAGCAGTTCAAACAACCTGCGAATCCTTGGATGCTAGTCACAACACCTATATCATCGGCTTACCCGAAAGACTCCAAATTGTTGATTCCTTCCTGAACGAAGGGCTAGATCACGCGACAATTTTGCAAAGGCTACTCAAGTAA
- a CDS encoding V4R domain-containing protein — protein sequence MTVAVDRPNIAAKHKRKNNHYSLQDFFLPNFEKGIIEDWNGLRNIFTSEDFIIGLQEGLEDEVGDASAAVMYSIGCEWGLQDALFFTKWFERDFGRSIRQTNLPFLLETWWWPFTSQGWGRWQVDMSDRKQGFMFISVFDSAVARSLGDVGKPVCHLYAGLFSGFFTHLVNKELECIEIQCYSMGENYCKFLLGGKNRIDAASFWLNEGATTRDIEGRLRNGEFLK from the coding sequence ATGACTGTTGCCGTAGATCGTCCAAATATTGCAGCCAAACATAAAAGAAAAAATAATCATTACAGCCTGCAAGATTTTTTCCTACCTAATTTTGAAAAAGGAATCATTGAAGATTGGAATGGTTTGAGAAATATCTTCACTAGTGAAGACTTTATCATTGGACTACAAGAGGGGTTAGAAGATGAAGTGGGTGACGCTTCAGCAGCAGTCATGTATTCGATTGGTTGTGAGTGGGGCTTGCAAGATGCACTATTTTTCACCAAGTGGTTTGAAAGGGATTTTGGGCGCAGTATTCGCCAGACTAATTTGCCCTTCTTGTTAGAAACTTGGTGGTGGCCCTTTACCTCGCAGGGTTGGGGACGATGGCAAGTGGATATGAGCGATCGCAAGCAGGGCTTTATGTTTATTAGCGTGTTTGACTCGGCGGTGGCTCGTAGTCTGGGTGATGTAGGTAAACCCGTTTGCCATTTGTATGCAGGTTTATTTTCAGGATTCTTTACCCATCTCGTGAATAAAGAACTAGAGTGTATCGAGATCCAATGCTATTCCATGGGCGAAAACTACTGTAAATTCTTGCTTGGTGGCAAAAATCGCATTGATGCAGCTTCATTCTGGCTCAATGAAGGTGCGACAACTCGTGACATCGAAGGGCGTTTGCGAAATGGAGAATTTCTAAAATGA
- a CDS encoding 2Fe-2S iron-sulfur cluster-binding protein: protein MAKRVRIEPIAQTADIATNGALLSGLMGDELHILKECGGRGMCATCHVYIQEGMSSLSPMGKREQRTLEVITTCKPNSRLACQAKVMGEGIVVELPIGMYVQSIQDIEALIGRRCEKPLLSPITGQTLVEVGQLITRSVVRQLENTNFSVGEQLANTKRADIFE, encoded by the coding sequence ATGGCTAAGCGCGTAAGAATTGAGCCTATTGCTCAGACAGCAGATATTGCAACAAATGGTGCATTGCTCTCTGGATTAATGGGGGACGAGCTACATATTTTAAAAGAATGCGGCGGACGTGGCATGTGTGCGACCTGCCACGTTTATATTCAGGAAGGTATGTCTTCACTTAGCCCAATGGGTAAGCGTGAGCAGCGTACTTTAGAAGTAATTACTACCTGTAAACCTAACTCTCGGCTTGCTTGTCAGGCTAAGGTTATGGGGGAAGGAATTGTGGTTGAGCTGCCTATCGGTATGTATGTCCAATCGATTCAGGACATTGAAGCGCTGATTGGACGACGCTGTGAAAAACCCCTACTTAGCCCGATCACAGGTCAGACATTGGTAGAGGTTGGACAACTAATTACGCGATCGGTAGTGCGTCAGTTGGAAAATACCAACTTTAGTGTTGGTGAACAATTGGCAAACACTAAAAGAGCTGATATTTTCGAGTAA
- a CDS encoding LysR family transcriptional regulator, which yields MIDIPFTLDQLRILKAIAAEGSFKRAADSLYVSQPAVSLQVQHLERQLDVPLFDRGGRRAQLTEAGQLLLSYGDRILSLCQETCRAIDDLQNLNGGTLIIGASQTTGTYLIPQMIGLFRKKYPEVSVQLHVHSTRRTAWSVANGQVDLAIIGGEIPADLVDSLEVTPYAEDELALILPTSHALAQVGALPIDELYKLQFITLDSQSTIRKAIDRVLLDSGVDPRQLEIAMELNSIEAIKNAVQAGLGAAFLSVTAIEKELQMGALQQVRIDGVVIKRMLLQIRNPNRYRSKATEAFCNEVLPIFRDKT from the coding sequence ATGATCGACATACCGTTCACCCTAGACCAATTACGCATTCTCAAGGCGATCGCTGCTGAAGGTAGCTTTAAACGCGCCGCCGATAGCCTTTATGTGTCTCAACCCGCCGTTAGCTTGCAAGTCCAACATCTAGAACGACAGCTAGATGTACCTTTGTTCGATCGCGGGGGCAGAAGGGCACAGTTGACGGAGGCTGGACAGTTGTTACTTTCCTATGGCGATCGCATTTTAAGCCTTTGTCAGGAAACTTGCCGTGCCATTGATGATTTACAAAATCTCAATGGTGGGACTCTAATTATAGGTGCTAGTCAAACAACTGGAACCTATCTGATACCACAAATGATTGGTTTATTTCGCAAAAAATACCCTGAAGTCTCGGTACAACTCCATGTCCATTCTACAAGGCGAACGGCTTGGAGTGTTGCGAATGGGCAAGTAGACTTGGCAATTATTGGTGGTGAAATTCCTGCGGATTTGGTGGATTCTTTAGAGGTTACCCCCTATGCTGAAGATGAGCTAGCGCTAATTCTACCAACTTCTCATGCTTTAGCACAGGTAGGAGCCTTGCCCATTGATGAGTTATATAAGCTGCAATTTATTACCCTAGACTCGCAGTCAACCATTCGTAAGGCGATTGATCGGGTGTTGTTAGATAGCGGCGTTGATCCCCGTCAGTTAGAAATCGCGATGGAGCTGAATTCGATTGAGGCGATTAAAAATGCGGTACAGGCAGGTTTGGGGGCAGCATTTTTGTCAGTGACGGCGATCGAAAAGGAGCTGCAAATGGGAGCTTTGCAGCAGGTCAGGATTGATGGGGTAGTAATTAAGCGCATGTTGTTACAAATTCGTAATCCCAATCGCTATCGGTCTAAGGCAACGGAAGCTTTTTGTAACGAGGTTCTACCAATATTTCGAGACAAGACTTAG
- the hisC gene encoding histidinol-phosphate transaminase — protein sequence MSYFRPAIDAMTGYVPGEQPKSGIKVIKLNTNENPYPPSPKAIAALQTIDSDSLRRYPDPFAHEFCQAVSDALGVPKDWVIVGNGSDDVLNILIRACAESGDRKVVYPMPTYVLYRTLAAMQPSETVEIPYGENFQLPIDELVAANGAVTFIASPNSPSGHAVPLDDLRQLAKRVSGIVAIDEAYVDFAEYSALSLVQEFDNVIVLRTLSKGYSLAGLRLGFGIANPKLLSGLFKVKDSYNIDAVAIAVGTAAMRDQEYKNANAEKVKISRTKLTLDLKKLDYTVLESHGNFVLATPPKGNAEEIYLKLKESGILVRYFNQAGLADKLRITVGTDEQNQALIDFLSTL from the coding sequence ATGAGCTACTTCCGCCCTGCTATTGATGCGATGACTGGCTATGTCCCTGGGGAGCAACCCAAGTCGGGGATTAAAGTTATCAAACTGAATACTAACGAAAATCCCTATCCGCCCTCACCAAAGGCGATCGCGGCTTTGCAAACTATTGATAGTGATTCATTGCGGCGCTATCCTGACCCCTTTGCCCATGAGTTTTGTCAAGCGGTAAGTGATGCTCTTGGTGTGCCTAAGGATTGGGTAATTGTGGGCAATGGTAGTGACGATGTTTTAAATATTTTAATTAGGGCTTGTGCGGAAAGTGGCGATCGCAAGGTGGTTTATCCGATGCCGACCTATGTGCTTTACCGCACCCTTGCAGCAATGCAGCCATCAGAGACGGTAGAAATCCCCTATGGCGAAAATTTTCAATTGCCCATTGATGAACTTGTAGCGGCAAATGGCGCAGTAACTTTTATTGCTTCACCCAACAGCCCTTCGGGTCATGCTGTACCTCTCGATGATTTACGCCAATTAGCAAAAAGGGTTTCAGGTATTGTGGCGATCGATGAAGCCTATGTCGATTTTGCGGAATACTCGGCTTTAAGCTTGGTACAGGAATTTGACAATGTGATTGTGTTACGCACTTTATCCAAAGGTTATTCTCTTGCAGGGTTGCGTCTAGGCTTTGGTATTGCTAATCCCAAGCTTTTATCTGGGCTATTTAAGGTTAAAGATAGCTATAACATTGATGCCGTAGCGATCGCTGTGGGGACTGCCGCCATGCGCGATCAAGAATATAAAAATGCCAATGCTGAAAAAGTCAAAATTTCAAGAACTAAACTTACTTTAGATCTCAAAAAACTCGACTATACCGTTCTAGAGTCGCATGGTAATTTTGTGCTTGCCACTCCACCCAAAGGCAACGCTGAAGAGATTTATTTAAAACTCAAAGAATCTGGCATTTTAGTCCGCTATTTCAATCAAGCAGGACTAGCTGATAAATTACGAATTACCGTTGGCACGGATGAACAAAATCAAGCTCTAATCGATTTTCTATCGACTCTTTAG
- a CDS encoding DUF3037 domain-containing protein, with protein MASRYSVIQYVPNPIADERINIGVLVFDEKIVKVHFLRSWERVKCFGKEDIKFLRDFADRMKRASKKGLLFPNDDPNNEQSRVDRLRKVSRGWINSIQFTEPRGSLENVDSLFEDTINTYLVDEIPTEQNVRDRQSAKRIVTSSVKNRLKKRFGKEDADKLFKKDGSAIIKGVSDSHNFDVAVANGHPYLAAHGVSFEIRTHKETLDALSWWIKDVKELDSSFPLAIVALPPKPEFPDYSRLFDTYNHTKETYTNLGASVLGEEDLPDWTDHILEKVDIGLILSTSTK; from the coding sequence ATGGCAAGCAGATACAGTGTAATCCAGTATGTACCTAATCCGATTGCAGATGAACGGATCAATATTGGTGTACTTGTTTTTGATGAAAAAATTGTCAAAGTTCATTTTTTACGTAGCTGGGAACGTGTCAAGTGTTTTGGGAAAGAAGATATAAAGTTTTTGCGTGATTTTGCTGACCGTATGAAACGAGCTTCTAAAAAAGGTCTGCTTTTCCCTAATGATGATCCGAACAACGAGCAGAGTAGGGTAGACCGATTGCGTAAAGTTTCGCGAGGATGGATTAATAGTATTCAGTTCACTGAACCCAGAGGCTCACTTGAAAATGTTGATAGTCTTTTTGAAGATACTATCAATACATATTTAGTTGATGAAATTCCTACAGAACAAAATGTACGCGATCGCCAGTCGGCAAAAAGAATCGTTACTTCTAGTGTGAAGAATCGTTTAAAAAAACGGTTTGGGAAAGAAGATGCAGACAAGCTTTTCAAAAAAGATGGTAGTGCGATCATTAAGGGAGTTAGCGATTCTCATAATTTCGATGTAGCAGTAGCTAATGGTCATCCATATCTAGCTGCTCACGGAGTTTCTTTTGAGATTCGCACCCATAAGGAAACGTTAGATGCTCTGTCTTGGTGGATAAAAGATGTGAAAGAATTAGATAGTAGTTTCCCGTTGGCTATTGTCGCTTTACCACCTAAGCCTGAGTTTCCTGACTATTCCCGTTTATTTGATACCTATAACCACACTAAGGAAACTTATACTAATCTCGGTGCATCAGTTTTAGGAGAAGAAGACCTTCCTGACTGGACTGACCACATACTTGAGAAAGTAGATATAGGTTTGATTTTGTCTACATCAACTAAATAA
- a CDS encoding HipA family kinase, translating into MPETLESQNARSEKLRQALDEAVANPEDPIIATTIRRGWQSSAKPVLVRGIDGSEYVVKGKQAGRQIINDRVVAKLGQAMNAPVGEPYLIEISQDLIEINPDFSYLATGIAHGTKFIPDCSDDRELFLHFDKSKNLERFASLAILYGWMYASDHQFIYKNQSPRLVYSVDHGNFFVGNAEWTVERLGRKFSPAMPDHLIVSTYKLKDEDLSPALNALREITEQMIMQTVCNIPQEWGINIDERLVLVEYLIERQHNLLANF; encoded by the coding sequence GTGCCAGAAACCCTTGAGTCACAGAATGCGCGTAGTGAAAAATTGCGTCAAGCATTAGATGAGGCGGTCGCCAATCCCGAAGATCCCATTATTGCTACAACTATTCGTAGAGGGTGGCAATCTTCTGCAAAGCCTGTGTTGGTTAGGGGCATTGACGGGAGTGAATATGTAGTTAAAGGCAAGCAAGCAGGTCGCCAAATCATTAATGATCGAGTTGTTGCAAAGTTGGGGCAAGCGATGAATGCTCCAGTGGGTGAGCCATATTTGATCGAAATTTCACAAGATCTGATTGAAATTAACCCAGATTTTAGCTATTTAGCTACTGGCATTGCTCATGGCACAAAATTTATTCCCGACTGCTCAGATGACCGTGAGCTTTTTTTGCATTTTGACAAGTCTAAAAATTTAGAAAGATTTGCTTCCTTAGCAATTCTTTATGGTTGGATGTATGCAAGTGATCACCAATTCATATATAAAAATCAATCCCCACGCCTAGTTTATTCAGTCGATCATGGTAATTTTTTTGTAGGTAACGCTGAGTGGACAGTTGAGCGTTTAGGTAGAAAATTCTCTCCAGCAATGCCTGATCATCTGATAGTATCCACATATAAACTCAAGGATGAAGATTTAAGCCCTGCCTTAAATGCTCTAAGAGAAATAACCGAACAAATGATTATGCAAACGGTTTGTAACATACCTCAAGAATGGGGCATAAACATTGACGAAAGATTAGTGTTAGTAGAATACTTGATAGAAAGACAGCATAATTTACTAGCAAACTTTTAG
- a CDS encoding Uma2 family endonuclease, with the protein MTISPILPQKEIAPLFASNTAILPNISWQTYEALLNEMGEHRTARLAYYHEVLEIRMPLELHEAINRILERLIITLTEELGLSIKSFGSTTFNRKDLAVGVEPDSCFYIQNAHLVRRFKIDIYNDPAPDLVVEVDLYSSSDRRFSIYQQLGVAEIWRYNKTGIKIYALQSDGYLEQESSSTFPIISSAILDAFLQQAESIDDNQLIRSFRDWIQQQLD; encoded by the coding sequence ATGACTATTAGTCCTATACTTCCGCAAAAAGAAATTGCCCCATTGTTTGCTAGTAATACCGCAATATTGCCAAATATTAGCTGGCAAACCTATGAAGCCTTGCTGAACGAAATGGGCGAACATCGTACTGCTCGTTTAGCCTACTATCATGAAGTTTTAGAAATCAGGATGCCATTAGAACTACATGAAGCGATCAATCGCATCTTAGAAAGACTAATTATCACCTTGACCGAGGAGCTAGGGTTAAGCATTAAAAGCTTTGGCTCTACAACATTTAATCGCAAGGATTTGGCAGTGGGCGTAGAGCCAGACTCTTGTTTTTATATTCAAAATGCTCACCTAGTTCGTAGATTTAAAATTGATATATACAACGATCCCGCACCCGATTTAGTTGTTGAAGTTGACCTTTATAGCTCTAGCGATCGCCGATTTTCTATCTATCAACAGTTAGGTGTAGCTGAAATTTGGCGATACAACAAAACAGGTATAAAAATTTATGCTTTGCAAAGTGATGGCTATCTAGAGCAGGAATCTAGCTCTACTTTTCCAATTATTTCTAGTGCGATTTTAGATGCTTTTTTGCAACAAGCAGAATCAATTGATGACAATCAATTAATTCGTAGTTTTAGAGATTGGATACAACAACAGCTAGATTAG